In Cyanobacteriota bacterium, the sequence GCCTGGGCCGTGCCGCTCACCACCGTCGTACCCAGGAAGCAGACGTTGGGCCAATCCAGGGGCGGGGTGTGGGCCTCCCGCAACCGTCGGATCTCCTCCGGCGATACGTCCGCCATCTTTTCCACCGGCAGAGATTCCCCTGTTAGCACTGCCTGACTGACGAACAAATCCTTTGAGGTCAACAGCCGTACGTCTGCGGGAATCATATCGCCAGCAGACAGCGCCACAATGTCGCCGGGAACCAGTTCGCTCAGGGGCACTTCCCGGCGAGTTCCGGGGACATCCAGGGTCTCGCGACGAATGACTGTTGCGGTCGTGCTGACCAGAGCTTTCAGTTTCTCAGCAGCTTGAGTCGAACGGTATTCCTGGAAAAACCGCAGAAAGCCGCTGACCAGCACCATGATGGACAGGATAATTACAGTTTTGAGGCTTCTATCTTCAGGAGCAGCCAGGGCATAGTCCAGAACATAAGAAACCACTGCCAGTGCCACCAAGATCCAGACAAAGGGATTGTTGAATGCCTTAAATAACTGTGCGTACCAGGTGGGGGGCTTTTCGTGACTGACTTCGTTTTTGCCATACCTGCGCAGGCGATCGCGGACATCAGCTTCAGTCAAGCCTTTACGACTACTGTCGAGCGATCGCAACACTTGATCGATATTGTTGCCCGCTTCTTCCAGGGCACGCAACGATAGCTTGGCGCTTTCCAGGGCGCGATCGCTGGCATTGCCCCGCCCGCGCCGAACTGGGGTGGAAGTATTCCGCATGACTCACCTCCTCTCGTTAATGGGATAGATGTTCAAACAGTCCAAAACAACCAGTTAACTAACAAAACTCATCTGCTCTGACCCAAAAACTTACAGCTCTACCACAGAGGTGCAGAGAACACAGAGCAATACCTCAGTGTCCTCTGTGTCTCTGTGGTGAAACAGATTAGACCGAGGGAAGGAGGCAAAGCTCACCGGGCTGCTCATCCTGTGCTGGTTTGCGAGCAGCCGCACGCTTCATCCAGCCATCAATCCAGCGCCCAAACAGCACCTTGAGAAACTGACCACAAACAACTGCCAACACATCATCAATGTGATCGAGAACAAATTCAAATACTACGAGCATGATACTCACCTCCCTAGACAGCCATGGCTTTCAATTCAGAGCCAGTTTGCAAAAAAACAATGCAATTCTACAGGCTAATTTTTCAATTTCACGGCACGAAAAATTAACCCATTTCGACCTCACAAACAGAGGATTTGAAACAGGAGAAAGCACAAGTTTCGTAACAGAAACCAACCCGCCTCTTTTAGGCACTCAACCGCAAATGGTTGATAAAGTGTTTGAAAATTATCTGGCGGTTTAAACCACAACTACACGATCGCTAGAAAAGACAACCCGCTCCCAGCGCACGTAAGCGCACTGTAGCCCTATGAGCATGGGTTTTGTAGTTGCAATTTTGAATCCCAGGGTTTGCCAGTGCCGTTGATCCATGAATAGCGATGCACGAGCGTTAGCAAACTTTCAGCAAGGACTCAAGCCGTCACCACGAGCCTCAACGGCAACCATACCCCAGCCTTTACGGATTTAAGTCGGGGTGCCTACCCGCTATCAAAATAAGCATCTAAGATCTTCCATCGTTCATCTCCTTTATCGGTACAATCGCCGTGCCCAGTGGCGATCAGGAGATGAATCCGGGACTCTAGACTAGAGTCATACTGGGCAGATTCATCATTACGCTCGCGTGAACGCGATACGCAGTCAAGATCGCCCCCAGACCACGCGCAGGGTGAGGGTCAGGGTCTTCGTCAGACATTTGGTCAAGCACAACGGTTTCTCGATTCGTTGCAAAAATGCAACTACTACCAGAAGCCTCCATTGATTCAATCTCCTAAAAATGAAAGAATAATGAATAAACAGTCAGTTGCGATGCTTTCACCGCCATTTGCAACTATAACGTTGACCATCTCCTATGTCAACCAATTCGATCCTGAAAAAACGAGGAAAAAAATAAAGTTGTGGGAATCGCTGTGCAATAACTTTGATCCTTACTGTTTCCTGCGATTCATGATAGAAAAAAGCTTAAAGTTACTGATTGAGTATACTAATCTTGCACTCTCTCACCATATCGACGGAACTGCCAACATCAGCGTTGAGTGTAGAAAGGGACGAGAGTATGTCACCTTTGCGGAATCCTCTCTAGATTTCATCTAGCAGTGCAGGTTGCTGTCCTGGCCTCCAAACCTTAGGGGATCTTTCACTGTTCATTATCCCCTGCTGCACCGTAGGGCCGGAAGTGAAGATAAGGATGAAGGATAGGAGGGAAGCTATAAAGACACAAAGAAAAACACAAAGGCCCAGAGTGTGGGTAGGTGAGAAGGAGGGTCGATGTTGTTATCTAAGTAGAGTGTGAACGTGATGCGAAATTGGGCCAGCTAAGCAATTCACCGTCATCCCTTCCCAGACTTTTGCCATGGACAACGATTGCAGAAAACGGTGACCATCCTAGCAGAGTACCTAGGGGAACGTGTGCCCTAGACGAGTGGGAGTACCTCAGAGAGCCGTAGTATCTACCAGTTTTGGGTGAATGAGCGGGGGCAACCAGAACCCATCTTGGTGAGTCATCGACCCAGGGTGGTTGTGCGAGCCAATCAACCAGCAGTTATCTTTGCCTTGAGTGGAAATGGTGGTTGGGGTATGGGCACTGTTGCAACCTAAATGGAAACGACTCCTAGAATTGAAGCGATTACAGTCAACTAGCAACGATCCAGGCGGCCGAGCAGTAATACGATGTCATCCAGTGCTCGTCGCAGCGTAGCCGTGGACTGTTCCGATTGGTTGACGACGATCGCAAACACCAGAGTTGGACGATTAGGGAGGGTCAGATAGCCTGCCAAGGCCACAACCCCGCTGAGGGTGCCAGTTTTACCTTGGAGGTTGCTGGCGACTACTGTGCCTTGGAACCGTCCTGCTAAGGTACCTGTTTGTCCTGCCATGGCTAGAGACTTGCGATAGATCATCGCCTGGGGAGACATCGCCATGCTCTGTAAGAGTTGCACTACGGCTTCTGGGCTGACCAGATTATGGCGCGATAGCCCAGAGCCATCGGCCAGCAAATAACCAGATGGATCTACGCCTAGTCTAGTCAAGGCAGTGCGGAGGCGATCGAGTCCTGCTTGGGTAGCGTCTCGATTAGGAGATTGGGTAGCCCCCAGTTGGCGCAATAGAGCTTCAGCATAGAGATTGTTGCTAAGTTGGTTGGTGGTGGTGATCAATTCAGCGATCGGCGGAGAGAAGGTGAACGCCAGCTCTGGATCACTAGGCTGGTTGGGAGAAGATAGCACACCAGCACGATCTACTCTGATGCCTACTGCCATTAGGGTTGCCCGCAGCCGCCGCAGGAAATAGGACGCAGGTTCCAGCACCGATACGGCTACGTCAGCCGGATCAGACCCAGCGAGCAATTGTCCCCGCAGGTACAGTCGGGGAACTCTAGGATCTTGCTCTAGATTGAGGATTTCTGGCTCCGGAGGGCTAACCGTCTTGGATTGGTTATCTACCTGCCAGCGCCTGCCCTCATCAGCATCTGTCCAAGCTACGGCCAACGGTTCACCCACTGAGGTTGGTTGCAGTTGTAACCCAACCACGTTTTCATTGAGGATGAGACTGTTGACCGGAGGGCCATAGCCCAACTGCACATCCTCCCAAGCCCAGGAAGGCACGATCGCCGACCCTCGCAGATAGGAATCATCTACCCACAGTTGAGAAACTCGCTGCACTCCCCGTCGCTTGAGTTGCTCAGCTAGCTGTTGGAGGTGACGATCGCTGAAGCTAGGGTCACCGCGTCCCACTACCTGCAACCGATAACCAGTTCCACTAGGGGCACCATAGACCGAGGTGCGAATGCGGTAGCCAGCCCCCAGTTGGTCGAGTGCCGCAGCGGTTGTAAACAACTTTGCCATCGATGCCGGGATAAAGAACCGACGAGCATCGCGACTATACAGCGTTTGTCGATCAGCCGCCGTAGGCGATAACGTTTGCACCAAGACTCCCCAGCGGGCACGGGCAAACTGGGGTTGGTCAATGATAGCGTTGATTCCCTGGTTGAGCTGACTGATACATAGCTGGGCAAGGGTAGGACTGGGGAATAGGCTGACGGTGA encodes:
- a CDS encoding cation-transporting P-type ATPase produces the protein MRNTSTPVRRGRGNASDRALESAKLSLRALEEAGNNIDQVLRSLDSSRKGLTEADVRDRLRRYGKNEVSHEKPPTWYAQLFKAFNNPFVWILVALAVVSYVLDYALAAPEDRSLKTVIILSIMVLVSGFLRFFQEYRSTQAAEKLKALVSTTATVIRRETLDVPGTRREVPLSELVPGDIVALSAGDMIPADVRLLTSKDLFVSQAVLTGESLPVEKMADVSPEEIRRLREAHTPPLDWPNVCFLGTTVVSGTAQA
- the dacB gene encoding D-alanyl-D-alanine carboxypeptidase/D-alanyl-D-alanine-endopeptidase — protein: MSELATAMLQQFVQYCWKPVANVGFSRLTPRERQRLITIATVMLTVSLFPSPTLAQLCISQLNQGINAIIDQPQFARARWGVLVQTLSPTAADRQTLYSRDARRFFIPASMAKLFTTAAALDQLGAGYRIRTSVYGAPSGTGYRLQVVGRGDPSFSDRHLQQLAEQLKRRGVQRVSQLWVDDSYLRGSAIVPSWAWEDVQLGYGPPVNSLILNENVVGLQLQPTSVGEPLAVAWTDADEGRRWQVDNQSKTVSPPEPEILNLEQDPRVPRLYLRGQLLAGSDPADVAVSVLEPASYFLRRLRATLMAVGIRVDRAGVLSSPNQPSDPELAFTFSPPIAELITTTNQLSNNLYAEALLRQLGATQSPNRDATQAGLDRLRTALTRLGVDPSGYLLADGSGLSRHNLVSPEAVVQLLQSMAMSPQAMIYRKSLAMAGQTGTLAGRFQGTVVASNLQGKTGTLSGVVALAGYLTLPNRPTLVFAIVVNQSEQSTATLRRALDDIVLLLGRLDRC